In Pseudomonadota bacterium, a genomic segment contains:
- a CDS encoding serine carboxypeptidase, with translation MSRLPLPCALLLLASPISVIAQTPQTTSTPTPAAAKAAKEIPEPTRFVTEHTARFNGRTITFEAIAGETYLRDMDGKPRAAIFAFSYIAKDASPTRPVTFIWNGGPGSASTWLHMGAYGPKRIVVPSNASHPGPPPYRIEDAPETLLDVTDLVFVDPVGTGYSRALGDTKPKEFWGLPEDPKSIAEFIRTWLTEHKRWNAPRFLLGESYGTTRAAAVAHILEDEMEIAVNGIVFISQALDYAGSSPYVPDNLTSFVTYLPTLAATALYHGRVTPEEPDQAAFLAAARQFAIDDYLPALWKGSRLSEEEYTQVRDRLSYFTGISPTYLDRVNLRLRGDRFAKELLREKGLAVGRLDSRYVKDDIDDVATSTEGDAASTAISPAYKAAFMQYLLEDLQVDWHRQYLSPSDPNLSKQWDWNPTKNAGWEPRYVNTAHALSAAMRMNPKLELLVASGYFDLVTPFFDAEYTLGRHEIDASRVHYEYYQGGHMMYVHEPARGRLLNDTRQFIARLAP, from the coding sequence ATGTCACGCCTCCCGCTCCCTTGCGCGCTGCTGCTGCTCGCCTCGCCGATCAGCGTCATCGCCCAGACGCCCCAAACGACATCAACGCCGACGCCGGCGGCAGCAAAGGCTGCCAAGGAAATCCCGGAGCCCACACGCTTCGTCACCGAACACACAGCCCGCTTCAACGGTCGCACCATCACCTTTGAGGCGATCGCCGGCGAGACCTACCTGCGCGACATGGACGGCAAGCCCCGCGCCGCCATCTTCGCCTTCTCCTACATCGCGAAGGACGCCTCCCCCACCCGCCCGGTCACCTTCATCTGGAACGGCGGCCCCGGCTCAGCCTCCACCTGGCTGCACATGGGCGCGTACGGACCGAAGCGCATCGTCGTGCCCTCGAACGCCAGCCATCCAGGCCCGCCGCCCTACCGCATCGAGGACGCGCCGGAGACGCTGCTCGACGTGACCGATCTGGTCTTCGTCGACCCCGTCGGCACCGGTTACTCGAGGGCGCTGGGGGACACCAAACCCAAGGAGTTCTGGGGCCTGCCCGAAGACCCGAAGAGCATCGCCGAGTTCATCCGCACCTGGCTCACGGAGCACAAGCGCTGGAACGCGCCCCGCTTCCTCCTCGGCGAGAGCTACGGCACCACCCGCGCCGCGGCCGTAGCGCACATCCTCGAGGACGAGATGGAGATCGCCGTCAACGGCATCGTGTTCATCTCCCAGGCGCTGGACTACGCCGGCTCCTCGCCGTACGTGCCCGACAACCTGACCTCCTTCGTCACCTACCTGCCGACGCTCGCGGCCACCGCTCTCTACCACGGTCGGGTGACGCCCGAGGAACCCGATCAGGCCGCCTTCCTCGCCGCGGCGCGCCAATTCGCCATCGACGACTACCTGCCCGCGCTGTGGAAGGGCAGCCGCCTCAGCGAGGAGGAATATACGCAGGTCCGCGATCGCCTGAGCTACTTCACGGGCATCAGCCCCACCTACCTCGATCGGGTGAACCTGCGCCTGCGCGGCGATCGCTTCGCTAAGGAACTACTGAGGGAGAAGGGCCTCGCCGTCGGCCGCCTAGACAGCCGCTACGTGAAGGACGATATCGACGATGTGGCCACGAGCACGGAAGGCGACGCCGCTAGCACCGCTATTAGCCCCGCCTACAAGGCCGCCTTCATGCAGTATCTACTGGAGGATCTACAGGTGGACTGGCATCGCCAGTACCTCTCGCCGTCGGACCCGAACCTCAGTAAGCAATGGGACTGGAACCCGACGAAGAATGCTGGCTGGGAGCCGCGCTACGTGAACACGGCGCATGCCCTATCGGCGGCGATGCGGATGAACCCGAAGCTGGAGTTGCTCGTGGCCTCCGGCTACTTCGATCTGGTCACGCCCTTCTTCGACGCCGAGTACACCCTGGGGCGCCACGAGATCGACGCCAGCCGCGTGCACTACGAGTACTACCAGGGCGGGCACATGATGTACGTGCACGAGCCGGCGCGCGGACGCTTGCTGAACGACACACGCCAGTTCATCGCACGACTGGCGCCGTAG
- a CDS encoding ankyrin repeat domain-containing protein, with the protein MTVPRRNARCLSLVRATLSVAAVLLMPIVAGAGEGPPLDLEAVNGEANEATLSPVPTRRELNEALLAAVLAGDVGKVRTGLEAGASANARDGAGRSALMLAVTQGHEVTERVLQEGFGTRLELIGLPAPAVTSEQSAMIEMLVAAGADVDAPDREGRTALQYAAERDYAALVRQLANAGARADTPFPSGLPAACLVASRGFAQTLAALRQAGADLTATSPKTGKRPVHYAAEGDHVAAVAYLLEAGADVESTTSRGWTPLLIAAAGGQLALTQLLLDHGADRNAVTGRGLSPLDVARARGHTAVVALLESSVSP; encoded by the coding sequence ATGACCGTGCCTCGCAGAAATGCTCGTTGCCTGTCGCTCGTGAGGGCGACCCTGTCCGTGGCGGCTGTGCTGCTCATGCCAATCGTGGCGGGTGCAGGTGAGGGACCGCCGCTCGATCTGGAGGCAGTCAACGGCGAGGCGAATGAAGCGACGCTCTCGCCGGTGCCGACCCGTCGCGAGCTCAACGAGGCATTGCTCGCCGCGGTCCTCGCCGGGGATGTCGGCAAGGTACGCACGGGACTTGAGGCGGGTGCGTCCGCGAACGCCCGCGACGGTGCTGGGCGTTCCGCGCTCATGCTCGCCGTGACACAGGGTCACGAGGTGACAGAGCGGGTGCTGCAGGAGGGGTTCGGCACGCGGCTGGAACTCATCGGCCTGCCCGCGCCCGCCGTCACCTCCGAGCAGAGCGCCATGATCGAGATGCTGGTAGCGGCCGGCGCCGACGTGGATGCGCCGGATCGCGAGGGTCGCACCGCGTTGCAGTACGCCGCCGAGCGCGATTACGCCGCGTTGGTGCGCCAACTCGCCAACGCCGGCGCCAGGGCCGATACGCCCTTTCCGAGTGGACTGCCGGCCGCGTGCTTGGTGGCAAGCCGAGGGTTTGCGCAAACCCTCGCCGCCCTTCGCCAAGCGGGTGCGGACCTCACGGCGACCAGCCCTAAGACTGGCAAACGCCCCGTGCACTACGCCGCGGAGGGTGACCATGTAGCCGCGGTCGCCTACCTGTTGGAGGCTGGTGCTGACGTGGAGTCGACCACCAGCCGCGGCTGGACGCCACTGCTCATCGCCGCGGCGGGCGGGCAGCTGGCATTGACGCAGTTGCTGCTCGATCACGGCGCGGATCGCAACGCCGTTACCGGTCGAGGCCTGAGCCCGCTGGATGTCGCGCGGGCGCGTGGGCACACCGCGGTCGTCGCGCTGCTCGAGTCTTCGGTCAGTCCGTAG
- a CDS encoding di-heme oxidoredictase family protein, giving the protein MTKTILVTAGSLTLAVSAAVSAQSVMEGDVIIGERPVIENHVDQADIDAGLLNFNDVFDAGDILFEARFNALDGQDRPGSTGTGADRVPDEPAFTRVSAPDANSCASCHNDPKDGGNGDFSVNVFVLAQALDPVTDSISGEFSNNRNTVGMHGAGAIEMLAREMSDALIAIREEAAATAADTGASQRRELVAKGVSFGYITVQADGLVDPTEIEGVDWDLIIKPFHQKGAVVSLREFTNNAMNHHHGMQTTERFGENLDPDLDGMTNELTVGDVTATTIYQAALPVPTRVIPPEPERQQAIVRGAETFRTVGCDGCHRPNMVLQSRFYTEPNPYNPPGNAQVGDFDTFSFDMTTQIPGNNLRPLGDDAALVSAFTDFKRHNLCDEEINHFCNEQVAQGTLAGFADPASFTVPNEPRPTEQFLSRRLWDVGNSGPYGHVGDLTTITEAIDAHGGDGRASRDAFFAISSAGQADVIEFLKSLQIVDNRD; this is encoded by the coding sequence ATGACGAAAACCATCTTGGTCACGGCCGGGTCGCTCACCCTTGCTGTGTCCGCTGCCGTATCTGCTCAGTCGGTCATGGAGGGCGATGTCATCATCGGCGAGCGTCCCGTGATCGAGAACCACGTCGACCAGGCCGACATCGACGCTGGCTTGCTCAACTTCAACGACGTCTTCGACGCTGGCGACATTCTCTTCGAAGCGCGCTTCAACGCCCTCGATGGCCAGGACCGTCCGGGCTCCACCGGCACGGGCGCGGATCGCGTACCCGACGAGCCGGCCTTCACCCGCGTGTCCGCACCGGATGCGAACTCCTGCGCCTCCTGCCACAACGATCCTAAGGACGGTGGTAACGGCGACTTCTCGGTGAACGTGTTCGTGCTGGCCCAGGCCCTGGACCCGGTCACCGACTCCATCTCCGGCGAGTTCAGCAACAACCGCAACACGGTTGGTATGCACGGCGCCGGCGCCATCGAGATGCTGGCCCGCGAGATGAGCGATGCCCTCATCGCCATTCGTGAAGAGGCGGCAGCAACGGCGGCCGATACCGGTGCCTCCCAGCGCCGCGAGCTCGTCGCCAAGGGCGTTAGCTTCGGCTACATCACCGTGCAGGCCGACGGCCTGGTCGACCCCACGGAGATCGAAGGGGTGGACTGGGACCTCATCATCAAGCCCTTCCACCAGAAGGGTGCGGTGGTCTCCCTGCGTGAGTTCACCAACAACGCCATGAACCACCACCACGGCATGCAGACCACCGAGCGCTTCGGCGAGAACCTCGACCCGGACCTCGACGGCATGACCAACGAACTGACCGTGGGTGATGTCACCGCGACCACGATCTACCAGGCCGCCCTGCCCGTGCCGACGCGGGTGATCCCGCCCGAGCCCGAGCGCCAGCAGGCCATCGTGCGCGGTGCCGAGACCTTCCGCACCGTGGGTTGCGACGGCTGCCACCGCCCGAACATGGTGCTGCAGAGCCGCTTCTACACCGAGCCGAACCCGTACAACCCGCCGGGCAATGCACAGGTGGGCGACTTTGACACCTTCAGCTTCGACATGACCACCCAAATCCCGGGCAACAACCTGCGACCGCTCGGCGATGATGCGGCGCTCGTGTCCGCCTTCACGGATTTCAAGCGTCACAACCTCTGTGACGAGGAGATCAACCACTTCTGCAACGAGCAGGTGGCCCAGGGCACGCTGGCCGGCTTCGCCGATCCGGCGAGCTTCACCGTCCCCAACGAGCCGCGGCCGACCGAGCAGTTCCTCTCCCGCCGTCTGTGGGACGTGGGCAACAGCGGTCCCTACGGCCACGTGGGTGACCTGACCACCATCACCGAGGCGATCGATGCCCACGGCGGTGACGGTCGCGCCTCGCGTGATGCGTTCTTCGCGATCTCTTCGGCCGGTCAGGCGGACGTGATCGAGTTCCTGAAGTCGCTGCAGATCGTGGACAATCGCGATTGA
- a CDS encoding rhodanese-like domain-containing protein, producing the protein MASPVTATPAADSERAAAHFASLLAFETDCWDTHEAMRTGQQDFVLLDVRSPAMYRRSHIPGAINLPHGKLIESKLREWPVDTLFVVYCAGPHCNGADKAALKLATLGRPTKKLVGGMTGWADEGFAYFAGEAPGSVAEVE; encoded by the coding sequence ATGGCCAGTCCCGTCACCGCCACCCCCGCCGCCGACAGCGAGCGCGCCGCCGCGCACTTCGCGAGCTTGCTCGCCTTCGAGACGGACTGCTGGGACACGCACGAGGCCATGCGCACGGGGCAACAGGACTTCGTGCTGCTCGACGTGCGCTCGCCCGCCATGTACCGCCGCAGCCACATTCCCGGCGCCATCAACCTCCCCCACGGCAAGCTCATCGAGAGCAAGCTGCGCGAATGGCCTGTAGATACGCTGTTCGTCGTGTACTGCGCGGGTCCCCACTGCAATGGTGCCGACAAGGCGGCGCTCAAGCTGGCCACCCTTGGGCGTCCGACCAAGAAGCTCGTCGGAGGCATGACGGGCTGGGCCGATGAGGGCTTCGCGTATTTCGCCGGCGAAGCGCCTGGCAGCGTGGCAGAAGTCGAGTAG
- a CDS encoding alpha/beta fold hydrolase, with protein MPRSIRQLLTCLALATLALPCLGATATAPVRHTVRVDAHPIAVWEKSAADDADRAVLLVHGRTWSARPDFDLQVEGEHLSLMDALVEAGFAVYAIDLRGYGESPRDSTGWLTPQRAADDVVAVLRWIHQRHGDAERPHLFGWSMGSTISQLAAQGHPDAMASLTLYGYWHDPDDRFPEAPTDQPPARLENTAEAAASDFITPGSISQRAIDAFVEAALTTDPVKTDIRRLTDYNRLDPAEVSVPTLVIAGEFDPLAPQDHLAKLYVRLGTGHKQWVSVPGGDHAAHLEAPREYFVRELVAFMRGVPD; from the coding sequence ATGCCCCGATCGATCCGCCAGCTCCTGACCTGCCTGGCCCTGGCCACCCTGGCGTTACCGTGCCTGGGTGCCACTGCCACGGCGCCGGTACGCCACACGGTCCGCGTCGATGCGCACCCCATCGCCGTGTGGGAGAAGTCCGCAGCGGATGACGCTGATCGGGCGGTATTGCTGGTGCACGGGCGCACCTGGAGCGCGCGCCCCGATTTCGATCTGCAGGTGGAAGGGGAGCATCTCTCCCTAATGGATGCGTTGGTCGAGGCAGGCTTCGCCGTGTACGCGATCGACCTGCGCGGCTACGGCGAGTCGCCGCGCGACAGCACCGGGTGGCTCACGCCCCAACGCGCCGCCGATGATGTGGTCGCCGTCCTGCGGTGGATTCACCAGCGTCACGGCGATGCGGAGCGACCGCATCTGTTCGGCTGGTCCATGGGATCGACGATCTCCCAACTGGCCGCCCAGGGTCACCCGGACGCGATGGCCTCACTCACCCTGTACGGCTACTGGCACGATCCCGATGATCGCTTCCCGGAGGCGCCGACCGACCAGCCCCCGGCACGCCTCGAGAACACCGCGGAAGCGGCGGCGAGCGACTTCATCACGCCAGGGTCGATCTCGCAGCGAGCCATCGACGCCTTCGTCGAGGCCGCCCTCACCACGGACCCTGTGAAGACCGACATCCGCCGCCTCACCGATTACAACCGCTTGGATCCCGCCGAGGTGAGCGTGCCGACCTTGGTGATCGCGGGTGAGTTCGATCCCCTGGCGCCACAGGACCATCTCGCCAAGCTCTACGTGCGCCTCGGTACCGGCCACAAGCAATGGGTGAGCGTGCCCGGCGGCGACCACGCCGCGCACCTCGAAGCGCCGCGCGAGTACTTCGTACGCGAGCTCGTCGCATTCATGCGCGGCGTACCGGACTGA
- a CDS encoding peroxiredoxin family protein, whose product MRRPRFLTNPFVSATIALALAGLSAAAPAYDWGPAEGAKLLEGLTAVAPDGSTVALTDLAAQGDGLVVAFVRSADWCPFCKRQLIELSKRHDDFAARGLTLVSVSYDSAEILSEFSQRFDIAFTLLSDPDSKIIDAFGIRNEKQKPGSSGYGIPHPGIMVFGPEGELRMKFAEKGYRKRPEVDEVLAAVDAGA is encoded by the coding sequence ATGCGCCGCCCCCGTTTTCTCACCAATCCGTTCGTCAGCGCCACCATCGCCCTGGCCCTGGCTGGCCTGTCAGCGGCTGCCCCCGCCTACGATTGGGGCCCTGCCGAAGGTGCCAAGCTCCTCGAGGGACTGACCGCCGTCGCGCCAGACGGGAGCACCGTGGCCCTCACGGACCTGGCCGCGCAGGGCGACGGCCTCGTCGTGGCCTTCGTGCGCAGCGCCGACTGGTGTCCCTTCTGCAAGCGCCAGCTGATCGAGCTGTCCAAGCGACACGATGATTTCGCGGCGCGAGGGCTCACGCTGGTGTCGGTGAGCTACGACAGCGCGGAGATCTTGAGCGAGTTCAGTCAGCGCTTCGACATCGCCTTCACCCTGCTCTCCGATCCCGACTCCAAGATCATCGACGCCTTCGGCATCCGTAACGAGAAGCAGAAACCCGGGTCCTCCGGCTACGGCATTCCCCACCCCGGCATCATGGTGTTCGGCCCCGAGGGCGAGCTGCGCATGAAGTTCGCGGAGAAGGGCTATCGCAAGCGGCCCGAGGTCGACGAGGTGTTGGCAGCGGTGGACGCGGGCGCCTGA
- a CDS encoding nuclear transport factor 2 family protein has product MPLATTLMLLATGAVAHCVPAEQTPDLEKIDATNREVRAAFKAGDIERIALFHHDEVIKSLGPDRYFEGKDALRADLVNTLSAVDLAFGEGPDNVRESLTICGDTAIAITRFSIGWTPKNGDPGGVARGRAMIVMVRSEDAPYGWVTLREVIQPLP; this is encoded by the coding sequence ATGCCACTTGCCACGACGCTGATGCTGCTCGCGACGGGCGCGGTCGCGCATTGTGTCCCCGCCGAGCAAACCCCAGATCTCGAGAAGATCGACGCCACCAACCGCGAGGTGCGCGCGGCCTTCAAGGCGGGTGATATCGAGCGCATCGCCCTGTTCCATCACGACGAGGTGATCAAGTCCCTCGGTCCCGATCGCTACTTCGAGGGCAAGGACGCATTGAGGGCCGATCTCGTCAACACCCTGAGCGCGGTTGATCTGGCCTTCGGCGAGGGGCCTGACAATGTGCGCGAGTCGCTGACCATCTGCGGCGACACGGCGATCGCCATCACCCGCTTCTCGATCGGCTGGACGCCGAAGAACGGCGACCCTGGGGGCGTCGCCCGCGGCCGGGCGATGATCGTGATGGTGAGGTCCGAGGATGCGCCCTACGGCTGGGTGACCCTGCGCGAGGTGATCCAGCCCCTGCCGTGA
- a CDS encoding PEP-CTERM sorting domain-containing protein codes for MNRNFPALSGLLGAALLLTSLASQAGLVVDITGDAGSGQTVWTFSGSTSAAGSGFFDDGNNLGNNDTWQDLINYTAAGDLEITSVSGDAELTIAGTTRAIDLAYVDNDGSNTDQDDFGVGVAGSGDFHFDDGDLVSWSGMLIVDLDINNISLAGNPVSITTAEYGDYGHLALTINIGQMAIPEPATMPLVLFGLRGLAYARRRCESLAKRRR; via the coding sequence ATGAATCGCAATTTCCCGGCGCTGAGCGGCCTCCTGGGCGCTGCGCTCCTCCTGACCTCCCTCGCCAGCCAGGCGGGCCTGGTGGTCGATATCACAGGTGATGCGGGCAGCGGCCAGACGGTGTGGACCTTCTCCGGCTCCACCAGCGCCGCGGGCAGCGGCTTCTTCGACGACGGCAACAACCTCGGCAACAACGACACCTGGCAGGACCTGATCAACTACACGGCGGCCGGTGATCTCGAAATCACTTCCGTCTCCGGTGACGCCGAGCTGACCATCGCCGGCACCACCCGCGCCATCGACCTGGCCTACGTCGACAACGACGGCTCTAACACGGATCAGGACGACTTCGGCGTCGGTGTCGCTGGCAGTGGAGACTTCCACTTCGACGATGGCGACCTCGTGAGTTGGTCTGGGATGCTCATCGTCGATCTCGACATCAACAACATCTCCCTCGCCGGCAACCCCGTGAGCATCACGACGGCCGAGTACGGCGATTACGGCCACCTCGCACTCACGATCAACATCGGCCAGATGGCGATCCCAGAGCCCGCGACCATGCCGCTGGTACTGTTCGGTCTCAGGGGCCTCGCCTACGCACGCCGGCGCTGCGAGTCGCTCGCCAAACGACGCCGGTAA
- the prsT gene encoding XrtA/PEP-CTERM system TPR-repeat protein PrsT: protein MGTDRGNTQLTGRTLLAAAILALAASCADDGALEQLARATEAEEYGRYREAIIELRNAVAVDPRNPEVRYQLGAAALTLGDAATAEKELARARELGFDLQASIAKMAEAFLLLGRPDEALVELAQAQPQGAEVLALIAAAYEAQGEADRSIDAYQRALALDPEEERALLGIARAAVGKVDFASAQRAYDAAVAAHGDSPTVRLDYGRFLHELGRAEEAEAQFALALAQPLLEEHRPLRWELSLALAEAQLAQGKLGPAEETIDDLNDLQADHVLVKYLRARTAFERRDLTVANDLVGRVLVEVPGFVAGEILQATIYLVRGEYTLAEELLERMAVIRPNDPQVRTLLTAARRGGEAAPAGAGAATTLSQREVMSLLGAANAQTGDYTAAVDLWERVLEENPEDEHTRLELLTGYLFTQDVDAASALLEGAEWDDPANAERAAVLDAMLSLQKRDVDAARGKASLAAQQFPASASVRSMQGLVEMRDNPTAAARYFDQALDLDPSYSTAAVNLANLAAAAGEEVAATKRLAAFVEAYPDDAMALDALARLQLRADDLAGARASLERARRAAPEALAPRAKLVDLLARVGEYRVAEEVAREMIAAQPTAVSAHNALGVALIGLGKLEEGVKSLRTGLRIDGTARDPLRNLARAEYASGNLVQASRTIDQLLRAHPEDTVGLDLATRVAVDRGRADEADGYLERLIAADGVSALSQVLTGDVAMVRGQHEKAVQAYEAVFAQQQSTALVMRLYRARQRNGHALPQQVLRDWLDAFPEDQTVLMAAAAHAHAAGDLVTAATDYERLLRLNRENVVAWNNLAWAYSDLGDFRALEASRRAFDLAKGSPTIQDTYGWMLVLDDQLDNGISILRDAWEAAETGEIGYHLAAGLARAGARDEARTVLRRALADGGQFEARGEAEALMETL, encoded by the coding sequence ATGGGCACGGATCGAGGGAATACGCAGCTCACCGGCCGGACGCTGCTGGCTGCGGCGATCCTGGCATTGGCGGCCAGCTGCGCAGACGACGGGGCGCTCGAACAGCTGGCACGGGCCACCGAGGCGGAGGAGTACGGGCGCTACCGCGAAGCGATCATCGAACTGCGCAACGCCGTGGCCGTCGATCCGCGTAATCCCGAGGTCCGCTACCAGTTGGGCGCGGCGGCGCTGACCCTCGGCGATGCCGCCACGGCCGAGAAGGAGCTCGCCCGCGCGCGCGAGCTGGGATTTGATCTGCAGGCCAGCATCGCGAAGATGGCGGAGGCGTTTCTGCTGCTGGGTCGCCCGGACGAGGCGCTCGTCGAGCTCGCGCAAGCGCAACCCCAGGGCGCCGAGGTCCTCGCCCTCATCGCGGCCGCCTATGAAGCCCAAGGCGAGGCGGACCGATCCATCGACGCCTACCAACGCGCCCTGGCGCTGGACCCCGAGGAGGAGCGCGCCCTGCTCGGGATCGCCCGGGCAGCGGTGGGCAAGGTCGATTTTGCCAGCGCCCAGCGCGCCTACGACGCGGCGGTCGCGGCCCACGGCGATTCGCCGACCGTCCGCCTGGACTACGGACGCTTCCTGCACGAGCTCGGTCGCGCCGAGGAGGCCGAAGCGCAGTTTGCCCTGGCGCTCGCGCAACCGCTCTTGGAAGAGCACCGCCCCCTGCGATGGGAGCTGAGCCTGGCCTTGGCCGAGGCGCAGCTCGCTCAGGGCAAGCTGGGCCCGGCGGAAGAGACGATTGACGATCTCAACGACCTGCAGGCCGACCACGTGCTCGTCAAGTACCTGCGCGCCCGAACGGCCTTCGAGCGTCGAGATCTGACTGTAGCGAATGATCTTGTTGGGCGGGTGCTGGTGGAGGTGCCGGGCTTCGTGGCCGGGGAGATTCTGCAGGCTACGATCTACCTGGTGCGCGGTGAGTACACCCTTGCCGAGGAGCTGCTCGAGCGCATGGCCGTGATCCGGCCGAACGACCCCCAGGTGCGCACGCTCCTCACCGCGGCGCGGCGCGGCGGCGAGGCGGCTCCGGCGGGTGCTGGCGCCGCAACGACGTTGAGTCAGCGCGAGGTGATGTCGCTCCTCGGCGCGGCCAATGCGCAGACGGGCGACTACACCGCTGCCGTCGATTTGTGGGAACGCGTGCTCGAGGAGAACCCCGAGGATGAGCACACGCGCCTCGAGTTGCTTACTGGCTACCTCTTCACCCAGGACGTCGACGCCGCCAGCGCCCTCCTCGAAGGCGCCGAGTGGGACGATCCCGCCAACGCCGAGCGTGCCGCGGTGCTCGACGCGATGCTGAGCTTGCAGAAGCGGGATGTGGACGCCGCGCGCGGCAAGGCGTCGCTCGCCGCGCAGCAGTTTCCCGCCTCCGCATCGGTGCGCAGCATGCAGGGGCTCGTCGAGATGCGCGACAACCCCACGGCGGCGGCGCGCTACTTCGATCAGGCCCTCGACCTCGACCCGAGCTACAGCACCGCGGCGGTCAATTTGGCGAATCTCGCGGCTGCCGCAGGCGAGGAGGTCGCGGCCACCAAACGCCTGGCGGCCTTCGTCGAGGCCTACCCCGACGACGCCATGGCCTTGGATGCGCTGGCGCGCTTGCAGCTGCGCGCCGATGACCTGGCCGGCGCCCGTGCCAGCCTCGAGCGCGCCCGCCGCGCCGCCCCCGAGGCCCTCGCGCCACGCGCCAAGCTAGTGGATCTGTTGGCCAGGGTGGGGGAGTACCGCGTAGCGGAGGAAGTGGCGCGCGAGATGATCGCCGCACAGCCGACGGCCGTCAGTGCGCACAACGCCCTCGGCGTCGCCCTGATCGGTCTCGGCAAGTTGGAGGAGGGCGTGAAGAGCCTGCGCACAGGCCTTCGCATCGACGGCACGGCCCGCGATCCTCTTAGAAACCTCGCCCGAGCTGAGTACGCGAGCGGCAACCTGGTGCAGGCGAGCCGCACCATCGACCAACTCCTGCGGGCGCATCCCGAGGACACGGTGGGGCTGGACCTGGCCACCCGCGTGGCGGTCGATCGAGGCCGTGCCGACGAGGCCGACGGATACCTCGAACGCTTGATCGCGGCGGATGGCGTCAGCGCCCTGAGTCAGGTGCTGACGGGGGATGTCGCGATGGTCCGAGGCCAACATGAGAAGGCCGTTCAGGCCTACGAGGCCGTGTTCGCGCAGCAGCAGTCCACGGCCCTGGTGATGCGTCTGTACCGCGCGCGTCAGCGCAACGGGCACGCGCTGCCGCAGCAGGTGCTACGCGATTGGCTCGATGCCTTCCCTGAGGATCAGACCGTGCTGATGGCCGCGGCAGCGCATGCGCACGCCGCCGGCGACCTGGTCACCGCGGCGACGGACTACGAGCGCCTGCTGCGCCTCAACCGGGAGAACGTGGTGGCGTGGAACAACCTCGCGTGGGCCTACTCCGACCTCGGTGACTTCCGTGCACTGGAGGCGTCCCGGCGCGCCTTCGATCTCGCTAAGGGCAGCCCGACGATCCAGGACACCTATGGCTGGATGCTGGTGCTGGACGATCAGTTGGACAACGGCATTTCGATCCTGCGCGACGCGTGGGAGGCAGCCGAGACCGGCGAGATTGGCTACCACCTGGCCGCTGGGCTGGCCCGGGCCGGCGCCCGCGACGAGGCGCGCACGGTGCTGCGTCGGGCACTGGCCGATGGCGGGCAGTTCGAGGCGCGCGGCGAGGCGGAAGCCTTGATGGAGACGCTCTGA